The genomic stretch TTCCAAGAGAAATTCTGGATTCATTCCCAGCAGGTAACTAAAGAATATCTCTTTTTTGTTGTTGGATTATGTTATCTGGGTTGCTTTCCTTTTGTTCACACAGGAAAGGTTGAATTTTCatggatttttctttctttggtgGATCTGATTTTGTAAACCCTATGCTATTATTTTTAGCTTCTATTGAATTGAACTGCAGTCTTGTTGAAGACCCAACTTTTCTTTCTTAGTAAGTTTACTTTTTTACCCTTTAAAGGATGAGGAGAAGTCTATTGCCATTTGTCAACTCCTtccatcttcttcatcttcattttcttgtgGGTTGTGTTAATGTTAAGTTATGTTGAGCCTCTTGTTGAGTACGGTTAATTTTTTTCTAGGTTTTGTCTAATGCTTTTGTGCAGATCTTGAAACTGATACCATATCTTTGATATTCATTCTCCCAACTTTTGCTTTTTCTGTTTTGGAATTTGCAATAGTGTTttctgataaataaaataaggaaaaaaaaaagtaaattctgttattttttttaatttcacttgtTTAAGATTGTTATGAAACTTGTACATatgcttttttcttcttttaggtGGGTATTAAATTCTGTCTTTTCAATTGTCTTCCCTTAATTTATGTTCTTATTGTGTGCATACATCTTCATCTAAGCTTGAAACCCTCAATAAAAAACAACCCATCTTTAATTCATCCAAACAACACCAagcattatcatcatcatcttcttcttcctcttttgttGGCCATGCCCAGGAATCTCGAAGAGCGATCTAGTGCGGTAAATGGATCACCTTCAAGAAACAGTACAAGTGGTAATACTACCAGAGCGGTTTCTAGGTCTATGGTGACCGCAGGGAAAGGATCTCCCCCTTCTCCGGATAAAGTTGATAAGAAGATTACATCTTCTGAGTCACGTAAACATGAGAAGCTTAATGGATCATCCACACGGCATGATCACAACAATCACTTCAATTCTGCACCAGTTCGGTCTGAACAAGAGGTTGGAGTAGTAGAAAAAGTGAATGCTGAAGTGATTGAGTGGCCAAAAATTATTGTTGCCTTGTCTAGgaaggagaaagaagatgatTTTCTAGCAATGAAAGGCACAAAGCTACCTCATAGACCAAAGAAAAGGGCCAAGAATATTGAAAGAGCTCTTCAGGTACCataagtgagaaaaaaatttaaagaatctgctaatatattaattggttttactttactttctcttttgtttatttatatttatcccTCTACTTTTCTATATTCCTAGGTTTAATACTTGATTACTTGTCTGGTCTTGGTAATTTTTGCAGTTTTGTTTTCCGGGGATGTGGCTTTCAGATTTGACTAAGGGTCGCTATGAGGTTAGAGAAAAGAAGAGTGTTAAGAAGGTAATGATCTTTAATCCGCCTTTAATTACCATTCTCTTTCAGGTTATGCTCTTGAATTACAGGATTGAGTTGGgttgattttcatttattaatgatatttatatgtGGAAAACTTCACCTTCTGTACAACAAGCATATATGCGTCCAGCCAATCATTGTGCATACAAAGGCCACTTGCGCCCATATGGCAAGTTGTAATTGGCTGGGTGGGCGCATATCAGGAAGTTGTTCTCCTGCGTATGCTTGTAGTAGTGGCACACACAACTACTTGACTTTATTGCAAGAAAAGCACATTGCATGACTTAACATTTCACCTTCTGGGTGGTCCTACTTCCACCTATTGGATCTTTTCTTCAATGAGTAAGACTATGTGCATTAAAacgatgatatgttattatataattaactattataTCTTTAATGTAGAATCACTTATATACAGAGTGACACAATatcattagtatataaattagtattcattgttattatatatcgttttattgtttttcttgtgTTGTTTTGATTGGATGAATTGGATTGAATATACAGCAAAAGAAGAGAGGGTTGAAAGGATTGGAGAGCATGGAAAGTGATTCTGAATAGAAGAGAAGAAGGGTTACAAAATTTCTTCAACTTTGAAGATCACATCGTATTTGCAGAGGGTTGAAATTTAGCTGTAATAACCAGAAGTCATGACATGCATGTATGCATGAATGAATGATTGAGTTATGATGAGGAGGAGACAGGCCTCTGCCCTGCCATGTCAACCATgattgtttttgtgaattttgcAGAAGAAAATGCATTGAGGAGCTTTGACCACTAAATCATCAACTCTTCATCTTTATATTAACATGGAAACATCAAAGCAGCAGAGCtctttttgtttgttctttttttttttttttttcccttttttaagtTGAATGAATTCTTTGTTTTTGGGAAGAATCATGCAGCTCTTCTTCTGTACAAAAGCTGCTGCTTCTGCTTCTGCTGCTGCaatctttttcctttaatttgcCCATCAATTACAAAAGCTGCTTCTTTCCCCCCAAgtgcttttgttttttcttttacccttaaatattatacaaaaacaTTTAGAACTGAAGTGGTGAAAGATAGtaaatttaaatgttataaGCAAGGTTTAAGAATTTGAGGGTCAACATGTAGTAGATAGTAAATTAAGTGACTAAAGTAATGGTTCTATTTTcagatcaaatttaaaattggtgcctgataatttaaaaatatttgtgggTCACCCCTGACACCACCAAAGCAGATCTGCCCTAGAGATGGCCAGTCTTTATGGGTCTTTTACATAGCTAAAGAGTCCAACTTTAACTCTGtcaactaacaaatttttatttgaaatccTTTTTAATATCTGTTTGCCCTTTAATatgaaattactaatttgccctCCAATTATCACTGTAGTTGACCTCAGGGATCAATCCTTGGACCATGATCCTGTAGATGAAATCCATGTCAAGAGATTCAAGTGCATACAATCAACCTTCAATGTAGATCTCTAAACCATCATCATTGAGACGGAAATCCCCAACGATATTAGGGTTATAAGTAAGTCAAAGTGCTAGTGACTCGGATTGATTATTGtgagttaaattcaagtttgctaTTATtcagtttgataattttaacgagttcataatttgatttgagtgaaatatacaattttttttttttaagtttaaaatctGAGTTTGAATGTACGAGATTATATGTACacactaattttttaaactaatatcaTGACAATCTTTTCTATCTCGTGTTCAAGCTTTAAACATGAATTTTCCAATTGGTCAACTTTTTATGTACAAATGTGAAAGTTAtcgaatataaataaattgatatattattatgtgattagatggtttcaaattaaaaataaaataaataattgaatcacctaattatttgataaaacattAATCAATTTATACTAGTTAATGCATGtacaatttttatatgtaatattacttaTGTATAAAATGTTCTTTGAGtgattaaaaaaagtcaatcaAGAAATAGTGCATCACTTtcctaataattttataaaattgacctCAAAATGATGATTCTTTAAGGGTTGTAATCAAATCAAGAATATCAATTTTAGCTCGAGTCAAGTTCAAACTTCTTGCTGGTTAGCTTAGTGAGCTCATGGATTCACAACCCGACTTACGTAAAATATTAACGAGCTCCTAAAAAGTTTCATATATTGCATTTACACacctaaattaaaatcttacTCATTATTTGGAATATAGgggactatatatatatatatgcatgcatgcacataCACAtagaagtttaaaaataattttctgagCTGAATTTGAGTAAACTATTACTGTCTTGAACTCAAACCAGACGCTAGTGAGGATGTCATCATGTCAATCAGGATGCAAAATCTTGCTTGGCAAAAGACCAACAAAATCAATGTTTCAGAACTTTGAAACAAATGATATTACCaatttaaacaacaaaattaccTAATAAAATGGAACTCTGGTTATAACAATGCCATCTACAAACAAAATTGTTTACATTTGCAGCTAACCCTTCTCCCCCATTTTCAACAATGAATAAAGGTACAAGCACCAGGAGCAAGCTTTTCCAGATGTATGCAAGAAAATTAATCAACCAAAACTTTTCCGGGTTTCCAACCAAAAATGCTCACCCCTGCCTTCAGCGAAATGAATTTGACCGGCTGTCCTTGAGGTCTTTGAGCATCTACAATCAAGGATGTTtgttaaaaacatattaaaccaCAAATCACGAATgtaatttatcaaagcattgtGATCGAAATTCTTAGGACATACCAGCCGTTTGAACGATCTGTTGTTATTTACTGACTTCTTTGCCTCATCCAGATCTGGTTTGGCACGGTCCAAGGTCTGtggaacaaaaaatatatatacatttcttAGAAGCCATAGATGGGTATGAAACTTTGCAGTTAAATGATTCCTTCAATCAGAAACAACAATTAACAACTATAAAAAGACAGTCAGTAGCTGAAGAGATTGGAAACACTACCTCAATCAAAGATTCAACACGACGCCGCATTCGTGTGTGCATGAAACCCTCTGAGCACTGAGGAATGTTAACAGAATAAATTGAGGTCAGACAATGCAAGAAATGAATAGGAATCATGAAGTAAGACTACAAATGCTACTAAATAAGCAGTCACATATAGAAGGTGCAGCAGGTCCAGAAGATATATCAGAATATCATCTTCTTCAATAAAAATCAAAGGgtcttattattaaaatggaATGATAGAACAAGAATCTCGGTATAATTTGACAAGTCAAAGAATCACAGTGAAAAGTGATCTAATATATCTTCAAAGATCAAAAcagaaaacttttttttttttgggaaagtAAAACagaaatcatattataaaatccaaaaaagaagTTGGTagtatttttctaaaaaagacTTTAATGGTTTTTTCATAGTTCTTTCACTTCCAAAGTGCTCTTCCGCTAGATAATGCCTAGCCAGAACACCTGATGCTCACATTATGTTCTAAGTGAGTCATGGTAACACCAGAACATTAAAGAAACAGGTCAGATGCACCACAGTTAATGATATGCATCTTGACCAATGATACTATGCACTGTGTGTGATAATTTTAGAGTAGTTCATTCTTAGAAACATTCACCACATGACTTATTGATTATGCGAAGCAAAGATCTGAGATAATATCAGTCATAAAACATAACAGAGTAAAACAAATGGTTCAAAATATCCATGAatcataactttttaataaggaaatttctattttgataCTGGTTATAGGCATTCAATTCTTCATAGCCTATAATGGCAATTATACTGCAATCACCAATCTGAGTTTCAAAACTCAGGCCGTAATTGTCTTTAATGATGTAGCTTGTCTTTGGAGAGACTTggtattttctcaaaattccATTATCCAGTTTTATCAGGGTTTTGGGGTGGCTGTGTGAGTTGGGTAGATTTTGAGAGCTTGTGGAAGTGTTCATTGATGTTGGCAAATAACAGCATCTCTCTTCTCTGTGCACATTAACAACCATGTAGAATCACATAAATTATCTTATTCTTGACACTTGGATGTTGATTATTTCTGTTTCACAAATTATTGTTGTTCAGCACTTCACCAAAACAGTGTCACAAGCAAATTGAGACACTGACTACTAGTGACTTGCCCCTAGATTAACATACTATTAGGTTATCTTTTTTGcgatgaaaattataattaggcTGCTAGCATAATGTGATTTGCATTATCATCTCATTTCTATATCAGCAAGTTAATTGTATGTAAGAGTTTGAGATGAAATACCAAGAATTAATCAAGTTAAGCAAAGGAAACCCACCTTAACATGATAACTAACATATGCATGGAAAGTTGATAAATTCCAAACCGTACGGTCCAGTTTTTTTCCTTCCACATGTCTAGGGAAAATCACTGCATTGGATGAACgcaataaaatgttataaaaagaatgaaactaaataaatatgCCTATTCATTCTTCTGATATTACCAAAAGTGACAAATCCTGCATTAGCGGATAATGCTTTAGAAGGAGCTTCCTTCATTTCTGGAGGAGGTGAAAGAGACCATGAACAAAGAGGTGCATTATTAAGTCCAGCTGTACGCCTTGCTTCTAAAAATTCctgaataaaatcaaatatggaAAGTGAAAAACAAGAAATCACCTAAGAATAGAAAGCAGaaaatattcaagaaaaataaCCTCCGAAGCTTCAAATAAGAACTGCCATAGACACTGCAAACTTGACTAGTTTTAGTATTCGAATTCCTTAAGGCTTGATTTTAAAGAAGTAAGAAATcaatcttaaatatatttatagccAATAATGAACCCATATTGGAAACTTATGAGACTTGAAGTTAGAAAAGGAACACTATTTTAGATTGTACCTGCAAGAAGGAAGATGCCAGAACAGTATCAATGGAGTCGTTGAATCTCATAGGAAATACCACTGTCACCTTCTCTGCCTGCATTAACAATTATGTCTATTCACTCAGCCAAATCACAATTTCCCACCTCTCATAGAAGTAAATTAGGGAAAGATTAAGGAAAAGTATCCGGATGAACATGATGTAAATAAAAAAGGCTTGacttcaaaaataacaaaataatagaaaagacagaaaatttaatagaatacCTTAGGGATAATGAAATAGGACTCCTTTGGTCGATGCACAAGAGCAACAAGCTGATCCATATCTGGAGCAACAGTCCTTGTAGCAAGATGTTTTAGAACTACTCTTAATGGAGCACCTAGTACCAATTCCCTTACAGATGCAACCTTCACAAAAAGAGCTTGTCTGTTTGCTGCagaacatcaacaacaaaaaaatgtcACAAGTATTATCGACAATATGGAAGAAATCAACCTCAAATTCAATTACtacactaaatatatataaggcaatgttttatacaataaaacctAGGTAAACCTAAATTCCAGGGCTAGTGCACTTGGTGGAGTGGTGTATTATAAGTGACCTAGGATCAGTTCCCCTCAAACCTAGAAGGGGGACTGAAGACGTAAATTTGACTTACTATCGTGAGTCCTAAATGCACAACGGGTTCCAATATACCCAAAACAAAaaccagaagaaaaaaaagtgaaaccTTAAGAAATCACAAAGAGAATTCAACGCTTCTGCACTTATATGCTACTCTACAGACATGAATGCAACAGGAAATAACACTATAAATGCTCAATGCATTGGCTTGCATTTAAGattaagatgaaaaaattaCAACCTGCACAACAGTTCTGGAGTACATtgtaaaataaaggaaaagaatcCAAAAAGTTCTGAGCCTCAACCATCATGTAAATTAGATCATGAAGGATCAAACATACAGATCTTGCATATAAAAGGTTTATCATTCTTACCAACATAGCCTAAGGATGCATTCACTGGCTAATTTCTGGTATTCCAAACAAGTGTTTTCCAGATAATAGGCCATTAtggatattttaatttatgtctGCCTGTGCTTCTTACAGTCTTTTAATAAGAAGCAATAATGCTTGATTAAAGGATACTTTTACAGCTCTGAAATAGCTCCTTGGCATTACAACCACTAGTTTGatgctaatattaattataaggaGATCAAGAGGACTATAATCATTATGTAGAAGGCACTTTTAGGTGCTTCACAATGTCTTACATCAGAAGGGTTTATAAGTCCAACTGCATCTAAATC from Mangifera indica cultivar Alphonso chromosome 6, CATAS_Mindica_2.1, whole genome shotgun sequence encodes the following:
- the LOC123219175 gene encoding uncharacterized protein LOC123219175 isoform X2 is translated as MMRFQRVSPDYLPFSNGKKSNLRPTTCKEDGENGKTITNTNTTSTTGFDPAVSETTTKAFRFRSPSKSQDNINANSPPLSENTNQSHQSQRLDMSPSPGDVLLQWGQKKRARLSRTEIRSLTDDSSSSSSAHGRHPINKVQRRGSGLMDKLSSVPMPPPPPSIPFNGTSTSKRNSGFIPSRNLEERSSAVNGSPSRNSTSGNTTRAVSRSMVTAGKGSPPSPDKVDKKITSSESRKHEKLNGSSTRHDHNNHFNSAPVRSEQEVGVVEKVNAEVIEWPKIIVALSRKEKEDDFLAMKGTKLPHRPKKRAKNIERALQFCFPGMWLSDLTKGRYEVREKKSVKKQKKRGLKGLESMESDSE
- the LOC123219176 gene encoding actin-related protein 2/3 complex subunit 2A-like, yielding MLLLQSHSRFLLHTLLNRVQNLDKAVELDYHWVEFDDVRYHVQVTTKNPHLVLLSVSLPIPPPETVFLGGLPFGAIEAIKAAYGSVVQILDPPRDGFNLTLKLNLSKLSPNEANRQALFVKVASVRELVLGAPLRVVLKHLATRTVAPDMDQLVALVHRPKESYFIIPKAEKVTVVFPMRFNDSIDTVLASSFLQEFLEARRTAGLNNAPLCSWSLSPPPEMKEAPSKALSANAGFVTFVIFPRHVEGKKLDRTVWNLSTFHAYVSYHVKCSEGFMHTRMRRRVESLIETLDRAKPDLDEAKKSVNNNRSFKRLMLKDLKDSRSNSFR
- the LOC123219175 gene encoding uncharacterized protein LOC123219175 isoform X1, yielding MLLFVRFSCRFQRVSPDYLPFSNGKKSNLRPTTCKEDGENGKTITNTNTTSTTGFDPAVSETTTKAFRFRSPSKSQDNINANSPPLSENTNQSHQSQRLDMSPSPGDVLLQWGQKKRARLSRTEIRSLTDDSSSSSSAHGRHPINKVQRRGSGLMDKLSSVPMPPPPPSIPFNGTSTSKRNSGFIPSRNLEERSSAVNGSPSRNSTSGNTTRAVSRSMVTAGKGSPPSPDKVDKKITSSESRKHEKLNGSSTRHDHNNHFNSAPVRSEQEVGVVEKVNAEVIEWPKIIVALSRKEKEDDFLAMKGTKLPHRPKKRAKNIERALQFCFPGMWLSDLTKGRYEVREKKSVKKQKKRGLKGLESMESDSE